A single genomic interval of Camelina sativa cultivar DH55 chromosome 11, Cs, whole genome shotgun sequence harbors:
- the LOC109127508 gene encoding uncharacterized protein LOC109127508 — protein MVMKRTSHVRLLRLLLCLMFVIGLVEASIPGGGMGPEIYTPPSGSCGAPIAKYDISSQVLTKRPPPCRRPRLGNQEDVVTLTHATRP, from the exons ATGGTGATGAAGAGAACGTCACATGTTCGTCTGCTCCGCCTTCTGCTTTGTCTGATGTTTGTGATTGGTCTTGTAGAAGCTAGTATTCCAG GTGGTGGTATGGGTCCAGAAATATACACTCCACCATCAGGATCATGTGGAGCTCCTATTGCCAAATACGATATTTCGTCCCAGGTACTAACCAAGAGACCACCACCATGTAGACGTCCTCGACTCGGAAACCAAGAAGATGTTGTGACCCTGACCCATGCCACACGTCCTTGA